The Bacteroides acidifaciens genome includes a region encoding these proteins:
- a CDS encoding helix-turn-helix domain-containing protein: MEQRITSLLLPAPEAELEASCKELDEKVTWLLHNSRKMDNYLELEPFSKDGRLCAHVCDTLKSLPETPTLATYKDYKAIIILLGMSTTRYAILDELAEQHRKRDDIPELTAYCDALHWMRPGRQYLCNVYNTVCHAFHLLRRNPVRDNRLLVTEKELRHAERMLPELGRQTFTEMVRLKGYMVYDAEQLADKCGMEYGSFRRKVKKMTGYTAKEWVIKERVKDVEHYLMNTNLTLTEVAFTTGFASTSNLNDFCKAYLLDTPGEIRRKAQETRKCTVTRT, translated from the coding sequence ATGGAACAACGGATTACATCATTATTGCTTCCCGCTCCCGAAGCGGAGCTGGAAGCGTCCTGCAAGGAACTGGACGAAAAGGTAACATGGCTGCTGCACAACAGCCGGAAAATGGACAACTACTTGGAACTTGAACCGTTCAGCAAGGACGGGCGGCTGTGCGCCCACGTGTGCGACACGCTCAAAAGCCTGCCGGAAACGCCGACACTGGCGACATACAAGGACTACAAGGCAATCATCATCCTGCTGGGTATGTCCACCACCCGTTACGCCATACTGGACGAACTGGCGGAACAGCACCGCAAGCGGGACGACATACCCGAACTGACCGCCTACTGCGATGCGCTCCACTGGATGCGACCGGGACGGCAGTACCTCTGCAACGTGTACAACACGGTATGCCACGCTTTCCACCTGCTGCGGAGAAACCCGGTGAGGGACAACCGACTGCTGGTGACGGAAAAGGAGCTGCGCCACGCCGAACGGATGCTGCCGGAACTGGGCAGGCAGACGTTCACCGAAATGGTACGTCTGAAAGGCTACATGGTCTATGATGCCGAGCAACTGGCGGACAAATGCGGCATGGAATACGGCTCGTTCCGGCGAAAGGTAAAGAAAATGACCGGGTACACGGCTAAGGAATGGGTGATAAAGGAACGGGTAAAGGACGTGGAACACTACCTGATGAACACAAACCTCACGCTTACCGAAGTGGCGTTCACCACCGGGTTCGCATCGACATCGAACCTGAACGACTTCTGCAAGGCGTATCTTTTAGATACCCCCGGAGAAATACGCAGAAAAGCGCAGGAAACAAGAAAATGCACAGTTACAAGAACGTAA
- a CDS encoding RteC domain-containing protein, producing MPVTLCFIKDKHKVMEHKILLETYFAGLLQKVEWQIQEYEDTAADTLTLCRLCVDYLQEILGELKTFIISYPFASTEEEIHFFKELKPLLASKIIYYNTVYKIEVRFPSGSEDVQRDYLLSETDRISKSFQRNLAFYQYHRTKATYLDRQYFMRGKPDIQIIVDSFYYETDPQFSTSHDFKVAKILANELLEIYLTNRLHELERREQRKRVKNGFTGKVLRWTGTKRALVELVYALDACGCLNKGTVEIKEIVAYFEYVFDIDLGDFYHTYMELKAKTKDRTGFLSTLKERLLLRMREQD from the coding sequence ATGCCCGTAACTTTGTGCTTCATAAAAGATAAGCACAAGGTTATGGAACATAAGATACTGTTGGAAACATACTTCGCCGGACTGCTTCAAAAAGTGGAATGGCAGATACAGGAATACGAGGACACCGCAGCGGACACGCTGACGCTCTGCCGCCTGTGCGTGGACTACCTGCAAGAGATACTGGGCGAACTCAAAACCTTTATAATCTCCTACCCGTTCGCCAGCACGGAAGAAGAAATACACTTCTTCAAGGAACTGAAACCGCTTTTAGCAAGCAAAATCATCTATTACAACACCGTTTACAAGATAGAGGTGCGCTTCCCCAGCGGCAGCGAGGACGTGCAGCGGGACTACCTGCTGTCGGAAACCGACCGGATTTCAAAGTCGTTCCAGCGGAACTTGGCGTTCTACCAGTACCACCGCACGAAAGCCACCTACTTGGACAGGCAGTATTTCATGCGTGGGAAGCCTGACATACAAATCATTGTGGACAGTTTCTATTACGAAACAGACCCACAGTTCAGCACCAGTCACGACTTCAAGGTAGCCAAGATTTTAGCCAACGAATTGCTGGAAATATACCTCACCAACCGACTGCACGAGCTGGAACGCCGGGAACAGCGCAAGCGGGTGAAGAACGGCTTCACGGGAAAGGTGCTGCGCTGGACGGGGACGAAAAGGGCGTTGGTGGAGCTTGTCTACGCACTGGACGCCTGCGGCTGTCTGAACAAGGGAACGGTTGAGATAAAGGAGATTGTAGCCTATTTTGAATATGTGTTCGACATCGACCTCGGCGACTTCTACCATACCTACATGGAACTCAAAGCCAAGACCAAAGACCGCACGGGCTTCCTCTCCACCCTGAAAGAAAGGTTGCTGCTGCGCATGAGGGAGCAGGATTAG